The following are encoded together in the Balaenoptera acutorostrata chromosome 9, mBalAcu1.1, whole genome shotgun sequence genome:
- the ARFIP2 gene encoding arfaptin-2, with the protein MTDGILGKAATMEIPIHGNGEAGQLPEDDGLEQDLQQVMVSGPNLNETSIVSGGYGGSGDGLIPTGSGRHPSHNTTPTGPGDEVARGIAGEKFDIVKKWGINTYKCTKQLLSERFGRGSRTVDLELELQIELLRETKRKYESVLQLGRALTAHLYSLLQTQHALGDAFADLSQKSPELQEEFGYNAETQKLLCKNGETLLGAVNFFVSSINTLVTKTMEDTLMTVKQYEAARLEYDAYRTDLEELSLGPRDAGMRGRLESAQATFQAHRDKYEKLRGDVAIKLKFLEENKIKVMHKQLLLFHNAVSAYFAGNQKQLEQTLQQFNIKLRPPGAEKPSWLEEQ; encoded by the exons ATGACGGACGGGATCCTAGGGAAGGCAGCCACAATGGAGATCCCCATCCACGGGAATGGCGAAGCTGGGCAGCTTCCTGAGGATGATGGGCTGGAGCAG GACCTCCAGCAGGTGATGGTGTCAGGACCCAACCTCAATGAAACCAGCATTGTGTCTGGTGGCTATGGGGGCTCTGGTGATGGACTCATCCCCACAG GGTCTGGCCGCCATCCATCTCACAATACCACTCCTACTGGCCCCGGAGATGAGGTGGCTCGGGGCATCGCTGGAGAGAAGTTTGACATCGTCAAGAAATGGGGCATCAACACATATAAG TGTACAAAGCAGCTGTTATCAGAGCGATTTGGCCGAGGCTCCCGGACTGTGGACCTGGAGCTAGAGCTGCAGATTGAGCTGCTGCGTGAGACGAAGCGCAAGTATGAGAGTGTCCTGCAGCTGGGCCGGGCACTGACAGCCCACCTCTACAGCCTGCTGCAGACCCAGCATGCACTAGGGGATGCCTTTGCTGACCTCAGCCAGAAGTCCCCAGAGCTTCAG GAGGAATTTGGCTACAATGCAGAGACGCAGAAGCTGCTGTGCAAGAACGGAGAGACGCTGCTAGGGGCTGTGAACTTCTTTGTCTCTAGCATCAATACGTTGGTAACCAAGACCATGGAAGACACACTCATGACTGTCAAACAGTATGAGGCTGCCAG gctggaATACGATGCCTACCGGACAGACTTAGAGGAGCTGAGCCTAGGCCCCCGTGATGCAGGGATGCGTGGTCGACTTGAGAGTGCCCAGGCCACTTTCCAGGCCCATCGGGACAAATATGAGAAGCTGCGGGGAGACGTGGCCATCAAGCTCAAGTTCCTGGAAGAAAACAAG ATCAAGGTGATGCACAAGCAGCTGCTGCTCTTCCACAATGCCGTGTCAGCCTACTTTGCTGGGAACCAGAAACAACTGGAGCAGACCCTGCAGCAGTTCAACATCAAGCTGCGGCCTCCAGGAGCTGAGAAGCCCTCCTGGCTAGAGGAGCAGTGA
- the TIMM10B gene encoding mitochondrial import inner membrane translocase subunit Tim10 B gives MEQQQQQQQQQQLRNLRDFLLVYNRMTELCFQRCVPSLHHRALDAEEEACLHSCAGKLIHSNHRLMAAYVQLMPALVQRRIADYEAASSVPGVAAEQPETSPSGS, from the exons atggagcagcagcagcagcaacagcagcagcagcagctcagAAAC CTGCGGGACTTCCTGTTGGTCTACAATCGGATGACGGAACTCTGCTTCCAGCGCTGCGTGCCCAGCCTGCACCACCGAGCTCTGGATGCTGAGGAG GAGGCCTGTCTGCACAGCTGTGCTGGGAAGCTGATCCATTCCAATCACCGCCTCATGGCCGCTTACGTGCAGCTCATGCCTGCCCTGGTACAGCGCCGCATCGCAGACTACGAGGCTGCCTCATCTGTGCCAGGTGTTGCTGCTGAACAGCCCGAAACCTCGCCATCAGGGAGCTAG
- the TRIM3 gene encoding tripartite motif-containing protein 3, protein MAKREDSPGPEVQPMDKQFLVCSICLDRYRCPKVLPCLHTFCERCLQNYIPAQSLTLSCPVCRQTSILPEQGVSALQNNFFISSLMEAMQQAPDGAHDPEDPHPLSAVAGRPLSCPNHEGKTMEFYCEACETAMCGECRAGEHREHGTVLLRDVVEQHKAALQRQLEAVRGRLPQLSAAIALVGGISQQLQERKAEALAQISAAFEDLEQALQQRKQALVSDLEAICGAKQKVLQTQLDTLRQGQEHIGSSCSFAEQALRLGSAPEVLLVRKHMRERLAALAAQAFPERPHENAQLELVLEVDGLRRSVLNLGALLTTSATAHETVATGEGLRQALVGQPASLTVTTKDKDGRLVRTGSAELRAEITGPDGTRLPVPVVDHKNGTYELVYTARTEGELLLSVLLYGQPVRGSPFRVRALRPGDLPPSPDDVKRRVKSPGGPGSHVRQKAVRRPSSMYSTGGKRKDNPIEDELVFRVGSRGREKGEFTNLQGVSAASSGRIVVADSNNQCIQVFSNEGQFKFRFGVRGRSPGQLQRPTGVAVDTNGDIIVADYDNRWVSIFSPEGKFKTKIGAGRLMGPKGVAVDRNGHIIVVDNKSCCVFTFQPNGKLVGRFGGRGATDRHFAGPHFVAVNNKNEIVVTDFHNHSVKVYSADGEFLFKFGSHGEGNGQFNAPTGVAVDSNGNIIVADWGNSRIQVFDSSGSFLSYINTSAEPLYGPQGLALTSDGHVVVADAGNHCFKAYRYLQ, encoded by the exons ATGGCGAAGAGGGAGGACAGCCCTGGCCCAGAGGTCCAGCCAATGGACAAGCAGTTCCTGGTGTGCAGCATCTGCCTGGATCGGTACCGGTGCCCCAAGGTGCTGCCCTGCCTGCACACCTTCTGTGAGAG ATGCCTCCAGAACTACATCCCTGCCCAGAGCCTGACGCTGTCCTGTCCAGTGTGTCGGCAGACGTCCATCCTCCCTGAGCAAGGCGTCTCTGCGCTGCAGAACAACTTCTTCATCAGCAGCCTCATGGAGGCCATGCAGCAGGCACCTGATGGGGCCCACGACCCCGAGGACCCCCACCCCCTCAGCGCAGTGGCTGGCCGCCCCCTCTCCTGCCCCAACCATGAAGGCAAG ACGATGGAGTTTTACTGTGAGGCCTGTGAGACGGCCATGTGCGGCGAGTGCCGCGCCGGCGAGCATCGGGAGCACGGCACCGTGCTGCTGCGCGACGTGGTGGAGCAGCACAAGGCCGCCCTGCAGCGCCAGCTCGAGGCGGTGCGCGGCCG ACTACCACAGCTGTCCGCTGCCATCGCCTTAGTGGGGGGCATcagccagcagctgcaggagcgCAAGGCGGAGGCCCTGGCCCAGATCAGCGCAGCCTTCGAGGACCTGGAGCAAGCGCTGCAGCAGCGCAAGCAGGCCCTGGTCAGCGACCTGGAGGCCATTTGTGGAGCCAAGCAGAAG GTGTTGCAGACCCAGTTAGACACACTGCGCCAGGGGCAGGAGCACATCGGCAGTAGCTGCAGCTTCGCTGAGCAGGCACTGCGCCTGGGCTCGGCCCCGGAGGTGTTGCTCGTGCGCAAGCACATGCGAGAGCGGCTGGCGGCGTTGGCAGCACAGGCCTTCCCGGAGCGGCCGCACGAGAACGCGCAGCTGGAACTGGTCCTCGAGGTCGACGGGCTGCGGCGATCGGTGCTCAATCTGGGTGCGCTGCTCACTACGAGCGCCACTGCACATGAGACGGTGGCCACTGGCGAGGGCCTGCGCCAGGCGCTGGTGGGCCAGCCCGCCTCTCTCACTGTCACTACCAAAGACAAGGATGGGCGGCTGGTGCGCACAGGCAGCGCCGAGCTGCGCGCGGAGATCACGGGCCCCGACGGCACACGCCTGCCGGTGCCCGTGGTGGACCACAAGAACGGCACGTACGAGCTGGTGTACACGGCGCGCACCGAAGGCGAGCTGCTCCTCTCGGTGCTGCTCTACGGACAGCCGGTGCGCGGCAGCCCCTTCCGCGTGCGGGCCCTGCGTCCTGGGGACCTGCCACCTTCCCCGGACGACGTCAAGCGCCGCGTCAAGTCCCCTGGCGGCCCGGGCAGCCACGTGCGCCAGAAGGCGGTGCGTCGGCCCAGCTCCATGTACAGCACCGGCGGCAAACGAAAGGACAACCCCATTGAGGACGAGCTCGTCTTCCGCGTTG GCAGTCGTGGAAGGGAGAAGGGTGAATTCACCAATTTACAGGGTGTGTCCGCAGCCAGCAGCGGCCGCATAGTGGTAGCAGACAGCAACAACCAATGTATCCAG GTTTTCTCCAATGAAGGCCAGTTCAAGTTCCGCTTTGGGGTCCGAGGACGCTCGCCTGGGCAGCTGCAGCGTCCCACAGGTGTGGCCGTGGACACCAATGGAGACATTATCGTGGCAGACTATGACAACCGTTGGGTCAGCATCTTCTCCCCTGAGGGCAAGTTCAAG ACCAAGATTGGAGCTGGCCGCCTCATGGGCCCCAAGGGAGTGGCTGTAGACCGGAATGGGCATATCATTGTGGTCGACAACAAGTCCTGCTGCGTCTTTACCTTCCAGCCCAATGGCAAGCTGGTTGGCCGTTTTGGGGGCCGTGGGGCCACTGACCGCCACTTTGCAG GGCCCCATTTTGTGGCTGTGAACAACAAGAATGAGATTGTAGTGACGGATTTCCATAACCATTCCGTGAAG GTGTACAGTGCCGACGGAGAGTTCCTCTTCAAGTTCGGCTCCCACGGCGAGGGCAATGGGCAGTTCAATGCCCCCACGGGAGTAGCTGTGGACTCCAATGGAAACATCATCGTGGCTGACTGGGGCAACAGCCGCATCCAG GTGTTCGACAGCTCTGGCTCCTTCCTGTCCTATATCAACACATCTGCAGAGCCGCTGTATGGCCCGCAGGGCCTGGCACTGACCTCGGATGGCCACGTGGTGGTGGCCGACGCGGGCAACCACTGCTTTAAGGCCTATCGCTACCTCCAGTAG